Below is a genomic region from Streptomyces sp. NBC_00461.
CAGGTTCACCGGGACTTCGTGGACTTCATCGTCGAAGGACGCCCGCTGCTGTTCCAGCTCTCCGACCTCGACGCCGTCTCCCCGCTCGCCTCCGACGTCCCACCCGCGATCTTCACCGAACAGGTCCGCGGCCTCCTCCTGGAGGCGGATCCACCGCTTCCGGACGGCCGTTACATCATCTACGGCTGCCCCGAGTGCGCGGACCTGGCCTGCGGCGCGGTCACCGCGATCATCGAGCGGGAGGGCCAGGAAGGCGAGGACTACGTCTGGCGCGACTTCGCCTGGCAGACCACCGAACACGCCGACCTGGAACTCAACGGCTACCACGGGATAGGGCCCTTCCGCTTCCGGGGCGCCGAGTACCGCGAGGCCCTGGCGGCTCTGCTCGACGGCCTCTCCCGGGGCACGCGTCGCCGGGTCCTGCTGATCGGCGCCCGGGTCGCCCTGCTCGCGAAGCTCGCCGCCGCCCTGCGCACCATCGGCATCGGCGCCGACATCGCCCACGACGTGAACGGCGTCCACGCCGACGAACTGCGCGGCTACGGCGCGGTCGCCTTCGGCCGCACGGTCACCCAGGAGGAACGCGCCGCCGTACGCCGCTCCTTCGAACAGGCCGGCGTCGAGGTGGCGTACGTCGAGGGCCTCGCCCCGATCGTCCCCCTCCTCGTGGCCCAGATCGAACACGCCCTGGACCGCAGCCCGGTGGAGCTGCGCCGGCTGACCCGGCTGGTGGCGGCCGACGGCGAGGCGGGCGTCGAGGTCACCTCGCCCTGCCGGGTCCGCCTGACCGCGTACCGACTGGACCGCCTCTACCGCACCCATG
It encodes:
- a CDS encoding oxidoreductase, with the protein product MSAEYATFGLAPAMRAGGVLANGDYQVHRDFVDFIVEGRPLLFQLSDLDAVSPLASDVPPAIFTEQVRGLLLEADPPLPDGRYIIYGCPECADLACGAVTAIIEREGQEGEDYVWRDFAWQTTEHADLELNGYHGIGPFRFRGAEYREALAALLDGLSRGTRRRVLLIGARVALLAKLAAALRTIGIGADIAHDVNGVHADELRGYGAVAFGRTVTQEERAAVRRSFEQAGVEVAYVEGLAPIVPLLVAQIEHALDRSPVELRRLTRLVAADGEAGVEVTSPCRVRLTAYRLDRLYRTHAHEVFDGVLEPGRHRIALEARAVKGEAFVVARTAGSVLVEAMAR